The Hydrogenimonas thermophila genome includes a window with the following:
- the pdxA gene encoding 4-hydroxythreonine-4-phosphate dehydrogenase, translated as MKIAISIGDPNGIGLEIALKAHEKISEFCHPVYFAGIDLFEQAAEKLDLKLPKNLVFVSPAPACTIHPGITTAEAGAYSFASFKKAVDAVKTKECDAVVTLPINKESWMKAGINYKGHTDALRDFFKKEAIMMLGCEKMYVALFTEHIPLKEVPQKIKKETLVKFLTDFQKETGAKKIGVLGLNPHAGDNGVLGNEEQIITEAIKEANQTIIQHPTSNIQHPTFIGPLVPDIAFSPKMRESFKYYVAMYHDQGLAPLKALYFDESINVSLNLPIVRTSVDHGTAFDIAYQKNRPVNLKSYIEAVKAAIEIKQKRDSR; from the coding sequence GTGAAAATAGCAATAAGCATAGGTGATCCTAATGGTATAGGTCTAGAAATTGCTCTTAAAGCACACGAAAAAATATCTGAATTTTGTCATCCAGTATATTTTGCAGGAATAGATCTATTTGAACAAGCAGCAGAAAAGTTGGATCTTAAATTACCTAAAAATTTAGTTTTTGTCTCCCCTGCTCCTGCTTGTACTATTCATCCTGGTATAACTACTGCTGAAGCAGGAGCTTACAGTTTTGCATCATTTAAAAAAGCTGTTGATGCTGTTAAAACAAAAGAGTGTGATGCTGTTGTTACTCTTCCAATCAACAAAGAATCCTGGATGAAAGCAGGCATCAATTATAAAGGTCATACCGATGCACTAAGAGACTTCTTTAAAAAAGAGGCCATAATGATGCTTGGATGCGAAAAAATGTATGTCGCACTCTTTACAGAGCATATACCGCTAAAAGAGGTACCTCAAAAAATTAAAAAAGAGACTCTTGTAAAATTTTTGACTGATTTTCAAAAAGAGACAGGAGCAAAAAAAATTGGTGTATTAGGACTAAACCCACATGCAGGAGACAACGGAGTTTTAGGCAATGAAGAGCAGATCATAACAGAAGCGATCAAAGAAGCCAACCAAACTATAATCCAACATCCAACATCCAACATCCAACATCCAACATTCATAGGTCCTCTTGTCCCAGACATTGCATTCTCACCAAAAATGAGAGAATCATTTAAATACTATGTAGCAATGTACCACGACCAAGGTTTGGCACCATTAAAAGCACTATATTTTGATGAAAGCATTAATGTAAGTCTAAATCTTCCTATTGTAAGAACATCTGTAGATCATGGAACAGCTTTTGATATAGCATATCAAAAAAACCGTCCCGTAAATTTAAAAAGCTATATTGAAGCAGTAAAGGCGGCTATCGAAATTAAGCAAAAGAGAGATAGCCGCTAA